A single Mesomycoplasma bovoculi M165/69 DNA region contains:
- the pgsA gene encoding CDP-diacylglycerol--glycerol-3-phosphate 3-phosphatidyltransferase: MKTLVKKNFANWLTISRIILIVPLLTFLIISYYYKAYNSYFSWPISFFLLAFFIFLLASFTDFLDGWFARKYKTVSNFGKIFDPIADKILVASVLISFVAMNITPWYLVIIFFLRDISVDGLRIFAASKNIVVAASFWGKLKTVLQIIAISVCFLCAPLIINSLNYWLINLPLILASLVSLFSGILYIKQILSKIF, from the coding sequence ATGAAAACGCTAGTTAAAAAAAATTTTGCAAATTGGTTGACTATTTCAAGAATAATTCTAATTGTTCCCTTACTCACTTTTTTAATTATTTCTTATTATTATAAAGCATACAATAGTTACTTTAGTTGACCAATTAGCTTCTTTTTACTAGCTTTTTTTATTTTTTTATTAGCATCATTTACAGATTTTTTAGATGGTTGATTTGCTCGTAAGTACAAGACAGTGTCGAATTTTGGTAAAATTTTTGATCCTATAGCTGATAAAATTTTAGTGGCTTCAGTTTTAATTAGTTTTGTAGCAATGAATATCACTCCTTGATACTTAGTTATAATATTTTTTCTTCGTGATATTAGTGTTGATGGACTTCGAATTTTTGCAGCGAGCAAAAATATTGTTGTTGCGGCTTCTTTTTGAGGAAAGTTGAAAACAGTTTTACAGATTATTGCAATATCAGTATGTTTTCTTTGTGCACCTTTGATTATAAATTCTTTAAATTATTGGTTGATAAATTTACCTTTAATTTTGGCATCTTTGGTTTCACTATTTTCGGGCATCCTTTATATTAAACAAATCTTAAGCAAAATTTTTTAA
- a CDS encoding ABC transporter ATP-binding protein codes for MITNQNNIIISLVDVDKEFGNRKVLDQINLDIKKGDFVTLLGPSGSGKTTILRLIGGFEWATRGEIKFEGIDIKDVSANKRETATIFQDYALFPHLSVRGNIEFGLKLKRIAKNKADIPASVWEKLEKSKQQWIKKRDQKIAELTKLQNEIDAKLESGNLTEKARHKLQEQLDDSDFRYSNWENYVHAKTEQFEKKYLTRKITKEEIDAEIKNIIELVGLTGHENKAIHQLSGGQKQRVALARSLVIEPEIVLLDEPLSALDAKIRDKMRVFLKNIQQKLGLTFIFVTHDQDEALQLSDKIAVIRDGKIAQYDEPKQIYDYPINKWIANFIGDSNFFDAKFIDKNKVEILGKQLYTIHQEFQPGEILDALIRPEDIDIDLNSGYFEGTIEQNIYKGSYYWVTINVGQKIHVETNDYYEIGQKVFLKWDDDAIHLMRKENLAKEDND; via the coding sequence ATGATAACCAACCAAAACAATATCATCATCTCTTTAGTCGATGTTGATAAGGAATTTGGCAATAGAAAAGTTTTAGACCAAATTAACCTTGACATTAAAAAAGGAGATTTTGTAACACTTTTAGGGCCATCAGGTTCTGGTAAAACTACTATTTTGCGTTTAATTGGTGGATTTGAGTGAGCTACTCGTGGTGAAATTAAATTTGAAGGAATCGATATCAAAGATGTTTCAGCTAATAAACGTGAAACAGCAACTATTTTTCAAGACTATGCGCTTTTTCCACACTTATCAGTGCGTGGAAACATTGAGTTTGGGCTTAAGTTAAAACGTATTGCAAAAAATAAAGCTGATATTCCTGCATCAGTTTGAGAAAAATTGGAAAAATCAAAGCAACAATGAATCAAAAAACGTGATCAAAAAATTGCTGAATTAACCAAATTACAAAACGAAATAGATGCTAAACTAGAATCTGGAAATTTAACAGAAAAAGCTAGACATAAATTGCAGGAACAACTAGATGATTCAGATTTTAGATACTCTAATTGAGAAAATTATGTTCATGCAAAAACAGAACAGTTTGAGAAAAAATATTTAACACGCAAAATTACCAAAGAAGAAATAGATGCTGAAATCAAAAATATTATTGAACTTGTTGGATTAACAGGTCATGAAAATAAAGCAATTCATCAACTTTCAGGTGGGCAAAAACAACGTGTGGCTTTGGCTCGTTCACTTGTTATTGAACCCGAAATTGTACTTTTAGATGAACCTCTTTCAGCTTTGGATGCAAAAATTCGTGACAAAATGCGTGTATTTTTAAAAAATATTCAACAAAAATTAGGACTTACTTTTATTTTTGTTACTCACGACCAGGATGAAGCACTTCAACTTTCAGATAAAATCGCAGTTATTCGTGATGGGAAAATTGCGCAATATGATGAACCTAAACAAATTTATGACTATCCAATTAACAAATGAATAGCTAATTTTATAGGTGATTCTAATTTTTTTGATGCTAAATTTATTGATAAAAATAAGGTTGAAATTCTTGGTAAACAACTTTATACTATTCACCAAGAATTTCAACCAGGTGAAATTTTAGATGCATTAATTCGACCAGAAGATATTGACATTGATTTGAATTCAGGATATTTTGAAGGAACAATTGAACAAAATATTTACAAAGGCTCATATTATTGAGTGACAATTAATGTTGGACAAAAAATTCATGTAGAAACTAATGATTATTATGAAATTGGTCAAAAAGTCTTTTTAAAATGAGACGACGATGCTATTCACTTAATGAGAAAAGAAAATCTTGCAAAGGAAGACAATGATTAA
- a CDS encoding ABC transporter permease subunit: MIKINDAWSRFKSNLNFRLSLVIPYAIFALIFIIIPLILLLVKAVTPPVPNVKFDNYILTKDKTTWVIIGRSVFVGLLCALVCLVLAFPYAFIAANSKSKAFKIYSLSLIVSPLIIFTIAKVFALRSLFLAIFDQNDLNNNYFLLVGLIFLNFPFMVLPLYSVLRDMPKNLLEAASDLGYNHFQSIIKVVIPYSIKAIFSGIALVFLMAATSIVISDKLLPNGSQNQLIGNLINNSTNPANPFDLARVSSLVLVTLLVFIGIYGILYFAPIVIMKIKGFKYD, translated from the coding sequence ATGATTAAAATAAATGATGCATGGTCCAGATTTAAATCTAATTTAAATTTTAGACTTTCACTTGTGATTCCTTATGCTATTTTTGCCTTGATTTTTATCATTATTCCTTTAATTTTATTGCTAGTTAAAGCAGTGACGCCTCCAGTGCCTAATGTTAAATTTGACAATTATATTTTAACTAAAGATAAAACAACTTGAGTTATCATTGGCCGTTCTGTTTTTGTAGGATTGCTTTGTGCACTAGTTTGTTTAGTCCTAGCTTTTCCCTATGCTTTCATTGCTGCTAATAGCAAATCTAAGGCTTTTAAAATTTATTCACTTTCATTAATTGTTTCACCACTGATTATTTTTACAATTGCTAAAGTGTTTGCTCTTCGTTCATTATTTTTGGCTATTTTTGACCAAAATGACTTAAATAACAACTATTTTTTACTGGTGGGGCTAATTTTTTTGAATTTTCCTTTTATGGTTTTACCGCTTTATTCAGTGCTGCGTGATATGCCCAAAAATCTTTTAGAAGCAGCATCTGATTTGGGTTACAACCACTTTCAATCAATTATTAAAGTTGTGATTCCTTATAGTATTAAAGCAATTTTTTCGGGAATTGCCTTAGTGTTTTTAATGGCAGCAACTTCAATTGTAATTTCAGACAAATTGTTGCCAAATGGTTCACAAAACCAATTGATTGGAAACTTGATTAATAATTCAACTAATCCAGCTAATCCTTTTGACTTAGCACGTGTTTCTTCACTTGTGCTTGTAACTTTGTTAGTTTTTATAGGTATTTATGGCATTCTTTATTTTGCTCCAATTGTAATTATGAAGATTAAAGGATTTAAATATGACTAA
- a CDS encoding ABC transporter permease, protein MTKIWDFLIQREIWKKSYVWLLLLLFYIPIFTGSVFAFNAPSKKGFISSTWNKFSLQAFYDLSNEGFGNALVNTIIIALVTAFVVVSLSLITVFALWRQKSKTAKSYVSLTSNVPLINPDVITAVAMATILTSMFGVLAATSEGLARAIVSHIVMTLPYGILLLHPRSEKFPLTLFEAAQDLGYSKLQAWFLVYLKYMMPAITSTLVVVIFLSFDDFILTKITSNTQTVGTLLYQGTFKTWALLLGTFMLFFVVVGNIIWIYLKTKKDKKWTQK, encoded by the coding sequence ATAACTAAAATTTGGGATTTTCTCATTCAAAGAGAAATTTGAAAAAAAAGCTATGTTTGACTATTACTTTTGCTTTTTTATATCCCAATTTTTACAGGTTCAGTTTTTGCGTTTAATGCACCTTCAAAAAAAGGTTTTATTTCATCAACTTGAAATAAATTTTCCTTGCAAGCTTTTTATGATTTAAGTAATGAAGGTTTTGGTAATGCTCTTGTTAATACAATAATTATTGCTTTAGTCACTGCTTTTGTAGTTGTAAGTTTATCACTCATTACTGTTTTTGCACTTTGAAGGCAAAAAAGTAAAACAGCTAAATCATATGTAAGTTTAACTTCAAATGTACCACTAATTAATCCTGATGTAATTACAGCTGTGGCAATGGCCACTATTTTAACTAGTATGTTTGGAGTGCTAGCTGCAACATCAGAAGGTTTAGCTCGTGCAATTGTTTCACACATTGTTATGACTTTGCCGTATGGAATTTTACTTTTACATCCTAGAAGTGAAAAATTTCCACTAACTTTATTTGAAGCCGCTCAGGATTTGGGTTATTCTAAGTTACAAGCTTGGTTTTTAGTTTACTTAAAATATATGATGCCAGCAATTACTTCTACTTTAGTTGTTGTAATCTTTTTATCTTTTGATGATTTTATTTTGACTAAAATAACTTCTAATACCCAAACAGTTGGAACCCTTTTATATCAAGGGACATTTAAAACATGAGCACTACTGCTTGGAACATTTATGCTCTTTTTTGTAGTAGTTGGTAACATTATTTGAATTTATCTAAAAACTAAAAAGGATAAAAAATGAACACAAAAATAA
- a CDS encoding type 2 periplasmic-binding domain-containing protein yields MNTKIKKWFFKSAIFAGLFSAIGLVAYFKIQTPFKPVVYNYESYISKTGKERIDQDFNYREFGDLSEFTRAIEDNRTIAGVGSDFQIARLVQKKLLQKINYAKLFPNWDVAGAFKVSNNYSTLTKEAKQEFINKKRAAFVKMFRPEIVAHIDKYDKYMHDDQGKPIDVDHDGIPDHFWEFFIPYYTQDKVMAYTIGDYDVDGKDKNGHDIKVRKNMRKFMDKWSPEEKKEIQEKGIRFKDQSLAGIGTSLRQHGYKYFEWTESMFDNLLIGTEKLNEYGTEINEKNYKQIVDAFINYIGAISGHPYTDLKHNVFKTSGLELANSVIDPSLNQDVGLLYNGDALDANFSKDNYEILEEENTIRIIRPKNNLTLLDGWVILASTPEDTTDKLYHTLYESIFKGEDFTLDEMLKHTAVETKYNWKLNDETEKYEKQSGQGYSFDFSSVPSMENFDYINYTPTFQKSYDFFRKFYFNDDVATVKENEDGDEIYLLLNKDSQIITNPDDLTFDKVLANASDPKTLKSLNMYLTQQPEQTLRGNLPTEENKDEGRYSLTYTFLKPIDEHLLSLIRTYYTLKTKN; encoded by the coding sequence ATGAACACAAAAATAAAAAAATGATTTTTTAAATCAGCTATTTTTGCTGGACTTTTTAGTGCAATTGGACTTGTAGCTTATTTTAAAATTCAAACTCCGTTTAAACCTGTAGTTTACAATTATGAATCTTATATTTCAAAAACTGGAAAAGAAAGAATTGACCAAGATTTTAACTACCGCGAGTTTGGAGACTTAAGTGAATTTACTCGAGCAATCGAGGATAATCGAACAATTGCAGGTGTAGGTTCTGATTTTCAAATCGCTAGATTAGTACAAAAAAAATTATTACAAAAAATCAATTATGCAAAGCTTTTTCCCAATTGAGATGTTGCTGGTGCTTTTAAAGTGTCAAATAATTATTCAACCCTAACTAAAGAAGCAAAACAAGAATTTATTAATAAAAAAAGAGCTGCCTTTGTCAAAATGTTTCGTCCTGAAATAGTTGCTCATATTGATAAATATGACAAATATATGCATGATGACCAAGGTAAACCAATTGATGTTGACCATGATGGTATTCCTGATCATTTTTGAGAATTTTTTATTCCTTATTATACTCAAGACAAAGTTATGGCTTACACCATTGGGGATTATGATGTTGATGGCAAAGACAAAAATGGTCATGACATTAAAGTTCGCAAAAATATGCGTAAATTCATGGATAAGTGAAGTCCTGAAGAAAAAAAAGAAATTCAAGAAAAAGGAATTCGATTTAAGGATCAAAGCTTAGCTGGCATTGGGACTTCTTTGCGTCAACATGGTTATAAATATTTTGAGTGAACTGAATCTATGTTTGATAATTTACTCATTGGAACTGAAAAGTTAAATGAATATGGAACAGAAATTAATGAAAAAAATTATAAGCAAATAGTTGATGCTTTCATTAATTATATTGGAGCTATTAGTGGTCATCCTTACACTGATTTAAAACATAATGTTTTTAAAACATCAGGTCTTGAGTTGGCAAACTCAGTCATCGACCCTAGTTTAAATCAAGATGTTGGTCTCCTTTATAATGGAGATGCTTTAGATGCTAATTTTTCAAAGGATAATTATGAAATTTTAGAAGAAGAAAATACCATTAGGATCATTAGACCAAAAAATAATTTAACATTATTAGATGGTTGGGTAATCTTAGCATCTACACCTGAAGATACAACTGATAAACTTTATCACACTTTGTATGAAAGTATTTTTAAAGGTGAAGATTTTACACTTGATGAAATGCTAAAACATACTGCAGTTGAAACAAAGTACAATTGAAAACTTAATGATGAAACTGAAAAGTATGAAAAACAATCAGGACAAGGTTATTCATTTGATTTTTCTTCAGTTCCAAGTATGGAGAATTTTGATTATATAAATTACACACCAACCTTTCAAAAATCATATGATTTTTTTAGAAAATTTTACTTTAATGATGATGTAGCTACTGTTAAAGAAAATGAAGATGGTGATGAAATTTATCTATTATTAAATAAGGATTCGCAAATAATTACAAATCCAGATGATTTAACATTTGATAAAGTTTTAGCAAATGCATCAGATCCTAAAACCCTTAAGTCACTTAATATGTATTTGACTCAACAACCTGAACAAACATTGCGTGGTAACTTACCAACAGAAGAAAACAAAGATGAAGGTAGATATTCATTAACTTATACATTTTTAAAACCTATTGACGAACATCTTCTTTCTTTAATTAGAACATACTATACATTAAAAACAAAAAACTAA
- the metK gene encoding methionine adenosyltransferase, whose amino-acid sequence MNTFQKTLSVAESVGKGHPDKICDQISDAILDKILEQDPNARVAVETMASNRLIIIGGEIKTTAYVDFVKTAWEILLAIGYTENDFTIISNVNSQSADISQGVDQADGDLGAGDQGVVYGFACNETKTYMPLASTLAHELVKLAENQRINNPQFQDARADMKSQVEIDFSKSNPKINKILMSIQHSANYNKEHFHNFIKEEIMKKVARQYGLNTDFEVLINPTGKFVIGGPIGDTGLTGRKIIIDSYGDACHHGGGAYSGKDYTKVDRSGAYAARWVAKNLVAAGVADAIELQLSYAIGIPKPISIAISYAKNLIISTEKTIEIINKVFDLKLSSVIKNLRLQSPIYQNTATYGHYGREELNLPWEELNKVEEIKKLF is encoded by the coding sequence ATGAACACATTTCAAAAAACATTGTCTGTAGCTGAATCAGTTGGCAAAGGACATCCAGATAAAATTTGTGATCAAATAAGTGATGCAATTTTAGATAAAATTTTAGAACAAGATCCAAATGCTAGAGTTGCTGTAGAAACTATGGCTTCTAACAGACTAATTATTATAGGTGGTGAAATTAAAACTACTGCTTATGTTGATTTTGTTAAAACTGCTTGAGAAATATTACTTGCTATTGGCTATACTGAAAATGATTTTACAATCATTTCAAATGTTAATTCTCAAAGTGCTGATATTTCCCAAGGCGTTGATCAAGCAGATGGTGATTTAGGAGCTGGCGACCAAGGAGTTGTTTATGGTTTTGCTTGCAACGAAACCAAAACATACATGCCTTTAGCTTCAACACTAGCTCATGAACTTGTAAAACTTGCTGAAAATCAAAGGATAAATAATCCTCAATTTCAAGATGCAAGGGCTGATATGAAATCTCAAGTGGAAATTGATTTTAGTAAGTCAAATCCTAAAATCAACAAAATTCTTATGTCCATCCAACATTCAGCTAACTATAATAAGGAACACTTTCATAATTTTATAAAAGAAGAAATTATGAAAAAAGTTGCAAGACAATATGGATTAAACACTGATTTTGAAGTATTAATTAATCCAACAGGTAAATTTGTAATTGGTGGGCCTATTGGAGATACTGGACTAACTGGTCGTAAGATAATTATTGATTCATATGGTGATGCTTGTCATCATGGCGGTGGAGCTTATAGTGGAAAAGATTATACTAAAGTTGATCGTTCAGGTGCTTATGCAGCACGATGAGTTGCCAAAAATTTAGTAGCTGCAGGAGTTGCAGATGCTATTGAATTACAACTTAGTTATGCAATTGGTATTCCAAAACCAATTTCCATTGCAATTTCATACGCCAAAAATTTAATAATTTCAACTGAAAAAACTATTGAAATTATTAATAAAGTTTTTGACTTGAAATTGTCTTCTGTAATTAAAAATTTAAGGTTACAAAGTCCAATTTATCAAAATACTGCAACCTATGGACACTATGGACGCGAAGAGTTAAATTTACCTTGAGAAGAATTAAATAAAGTGGAGGAAATTAAAAAGTTATTCTAA